Proteins encoded within one genomic window of Ktedonobacteraceae bacterium:
- a CDS encoding pentapeptide repeat-containing protein: MPDRYYLHYLKKSSNAWNSWRERHPDMQPDLSGAVLRRVRLIEANLEDINLDGADLSEANLSGANLKGARLAGANLSSANLSGADLSGADLSRAHLYYANFSEANLSQANLQRANLNEAKLNGANLEQADLSSAKLNGAKLSETNLSKAKLAFVDLGGAILRNIDLGEIRLTGINLKAANLSSVRVRSVSLRGADLRGVSFMRMDLNGADLSGADLSLADLRETSLMQADLSGTILKNALLNDVFFNEANLRGADLSGAKINRVDFSGAELIDADLSNANLHETRFTQAKLNHANLRDAYLSRVYFDGANLSRVNLSSTNLEEIVFDGVSLKGANLSSANLRNASLSNAILKGASLYAADLTGANLTYVDLRGADLRIANLRSANLHRAELSGANLRGKILSGINLSEANLSNADLSKADLVEADLAGADLYMANLSGTNLSRANLSNADLRGADLNRAHLHGAILDSANMNGAVLNGTYAVEPENETAATSIVSSAVSFSGSTV; the protein is encoded by the coding sequence ATGCCAGATCGATACTATCTCCATTATCTCAAAAAAAGTTCGAATGCCTGGAATAGTTGGCGGGAAAGACATCCTGATATGCAGCCGGATCTGAGTGGAGCTGTCCTGCGCCGCGTGCGCCTTATAGAGGCCAATCTGGAAGATATAAATCTGGATGGCGCCGACTTGAGCGAAGCCAATTTGAGTGGCGCGAATCTGAAGGGCGCCCGTCTCGCCGGGGCCAATTTGAGCAGCGCTAATTTGAGCGGGGCAGACTTGAGCGGGGCGGACTTGAGTAGGGCGCATCTCTATTATGCAAATTTCAGTGAGGCGAATCTCAGTCAGGCCAATTTGCAACGGGCGAATCTCAACGAGGCGAAACTCAATGGGGCGAATCTCGAGCAGGCCGACCTGAGCAGCGCGAAACTCAATGGCGCGAAGCTGAGCGAGACAAATCTCAGCAAGGCAAAGTTGGCGTTTGTCGATCTAGGGGGAGCCATCCTGAGAAATATCGATCTGGGCGAGATTCGGCTGACCGGTATTAATCTCAAGGCTGCGAATTTGAGCAGTGTTCGTGTCCGGTCGGTGAGTTTGCGTGGAGCAGACCTGCGGGGCGTGAGCTTTATGCGTATGGACCTGAATGGGGCCGATCTGAGCGGGGCAGACCTTAGTCTTGCGGATTTGCGGGAAACCAGTCTGATGCAGGCCGACCTGAGCGGGACGATTCTCAAAAATGCTCTTCTGAATGATGTATTCTTCAATGAAGCAAATCTGCGTGGAGCGGACCTGAGTGGAGCTAAAATCAATCGGGTTGACTTCAGTGGGGCAGAGCTTATCGACGCTGACCTCAGTAATGCGAATCTTCATGAGACGAGGTTTACTCAAGCGAAGCTCAATCATGCAAATCTGCGCGATGCCTATCTAAGTCGCGTCTATTTCGATGGAGCCAACCTCAGCCGCGTGAATCTAAGCAGTACGAATCTGGAAGAAATCGTATTTGATGGTGTCAGTCTCAAGGGGGCCAATCTCAGCAGCGCCAATCTTCGGAATGCGAGTTTGAGTAATGCTATTCTGAAAGGCGCATCCCTTTATGCCGCCGACCTTACCGGGGCCAATCTTACGTATGTCGATCTGCGTGGAGCAGACCTGAGAATTGCAAATCTAAGGAGCGCCAATCTCCATAGGGCCGAACTCAGCGGCGCTAATTTGCGCGGAAAAATTCTCAGCGGCATCAATCTCAGCGAGGCCAACCTGAGCAATGCCGATCTCAGTAAGGCAGACCTGGTAGAGGCGGATCTTGCCGGAGCAGACCTCTATATGGCCAATCTTAGTGGCACCAATCTCAGCCGGGCTAATCTGAGCAATGCCGATCTGAGGGGCGCCGATCTGAACCGGGCACACCTCCATGGCGCTATCCTCGATTCGGCTAACATGAATGGAGCGGTTCTGAACGGCACCTATGCTGTTGAGCCTGAGAACGAAACAGCGGCAACCTCGATTGTGTCTTCCGCTGTTTCGTTCTCAGGCTCAACAGTTTAG